The Manis pentadactyla isolate mManPen7 chromosome 12, mManPen7.hap1, whole genome shotgun sequence genome contains the following window.
GATTGTTCAGAGAATGATGTCAATGAATGAAAAGATCATGATCTGTGTGATATTAACTTCCAGTTTGATGCACAATGCTCATTCTCAGTTTGCCTAGTGCCACCTTCATATCCTTATTTctcaggctgtagatgagggGGTTCATGGTCGGTGGCACTACCGTATAGAAAACAGAAACTAGCAAGTCCCAGAGTGATGGAGATTTGGGTAAAGGGTGCAAATAGGCAAAAAACCcagaagagagaaacagagtcACAACAATGAGGTGAGTCAGGCAGGTTGAGAAAGCTTTGGACCTGCCTTCTCTGGAGGGCATCCTCAGCACACTGGAGAAGATGTGGATGTAAGAAATATCAATAAACACAAAACAGCCAAAATCTAACATTAGGCTGAGTCCAATGACTACCAGTTCCCCAATATTATAGGAGCAGGCAAGAGAGAGCAGCTGTGGGACATCACAGAAGAACTGATGAGCTTCAGGAGACCCACACATGGCTATGGAAAAggtggcagctgtgtgcagaattGCATTGAGACCCCCACTGGCCCACGAAGAGGTGGCCATCTGCACGCAGGCTCCATGGTTCACAATGGTGTCGTATCTGAGCGGGtagcagatggccacgtagcggtcataggacatgactGTGAGTAGCGCTACTTCTGTAGTGgctaagaggaagaagaaaaacacctGTGACACGCATCCCAGAAATGAAATGGTGTTGTTGCTTGTCAGAGAGCTCACGATGGCTTTGGGGACAGTGATGGAAATGAGG
Protein-coding sequences here:
- the LOC118925360 gene encoding olfactory receptor 14A16-like — translated: MVNFTFGNTFFLMGFSDTREVQILHAVLFLLIYLTALLGNLLIITLTTEDPRLHTPMYFFLRNLSFLDLCLISITVPKAIVSSLTSNNTISFLGCVSQVFFFFLLATTEVALLTVMSYDRYVAICYPLRYDTIVNHGACVQMATSSWASGGLNAILHTAATFSIAMCGSPEAHQFFCDVPQLLSLACSYNIGELVVIGLSLMLDFGCFVFIDISYIHIFSSVLRMPSREGRSKAFSTCLTHLIVVTLFLSSGFFAYLHPLPKSPSLWDLLVSVFYTVVPPTMNPLIYSLRNKDMKVALGKLRMSIVHQTGS